The Bicyclus anynana chromosome 4, ilBicAnyn1.1, whole genome shotgun sequence genome window below encodes:
- the LOC112055331 gene encoding protein obstructor-E: MRSLVIFAVCAFVSAQEFDCPDKSGFYADPYQCDLYYKCSKGKAEAKLCPDGLVFADENPNKELCDIPSNVDCADRKELQEPKPGNKGCPRQNGYFKHSDPQACDKFFYCSEGIPNELPCPPGLYFDEETSNCDWKESVQRTCDQITKDVLDDGFSCPDGDTMGPNGRALPHPTFPHPEDCQKFYICRNGVQPQKGSCPSGKVYNEETFMCDEPEKVQGCENYYEGQPTEKNKLPKKA, from the exons ATGAGAAGTTTAGTCATTTTCGCTGTGTGCGCTTTTG TTTCTGCGCAAGAATTCGACTGCCCTGATAAGAGCGGCTTCTATGCAGACCCGTACCAATGTGACCTTTACTACAAATGCAGCAAAG GCAAAGCGGAAGCAAAACTATGTCCGGATGGCTTAGTGTTCGCTGATGAGAACCCCAACAAAGAGCTCTGTGACATTCCCTCTAACGTTGACTGCGCAGACAGAAAAGAACTAC AGGAACCAAAACCTGGCAACAAAGGCTGTCCACGTCAAAATGGATACTTCAAGCATTCAGACCCTCAG GCATGCGACAAGTTCTTCTACTGTTCGGAGGGTATTCCCAACGAGCTCCCGTGTCCTCCCGGACTGTACTTCGACGAGGAGACTTCAAACTGTGACTGGAAGGAGTCAGTGCAGCGCACCTGTGACCAAATCACTAAAG ATGTTCTAGATGACGGTTTCTCTTGCCCCGACGGTGACACTATGGGACCCAACGGCCGTGCTCTCCCTCACCCCACGTTCCCCCACCCAGAAGACTGCCAGAAGTTCTACATCTGCCGCAACGGCGTCCAGCCACAGAAGGGCAGCTGTCCTTCAGGAAAAGTATACAACGAGGAAACTTTCATGTGTGACGAACCAGAGAAAGTGCAAGGATG TGAAAACTATTATGAAGGACAACCCACAGAGAAGAACAAACTGCCGAAGAAGGCGTAA